The Actinopolyspora erythraea genome has a segment encoding these proteins:
- the ruvA gene encoding Holliday junction branch migration protein RuvA: MIASVRGEVLSVGLDHAVIEVGGVGMAVYATPATLGGLRRGDEASLATSLIVREDSLTLYGFADARARDLFALLQTASGVGPRLALAALAVLDPAQLRDALSRGDTGALTMVPGIGKKSAERLVLELRDKVAALSAVNGAEPGQPTPGSASDAGAPVMDTAGIRSEVSEALVGLGFSAKQAEQSVNAVLAENGGETDTSTVLRKALATLGPK, translated from the coding sequence ATGATCGCTTCGGTGCGGGGTGAGGTGCTGTCGGTCGGGCTGGATCACGCGGTGATCGAGGTCGGCGGTGTGGGAATGGCCGTGTACGCGACCCCCGCCACGTTGGGCGGGCTGCGGCGGGGTGACGAGGCCAGCCTGGCCACCTCGCTGATCGTCCGGGAGGACTCGCTGACGCTCTACGGCTTCGCGGACGCGCGGGCCCGCGACCTGTTCGCCCTGTTGCAGACCGCTTCCGGGGTGGGGCCACGACTGGCGCTGGCCGCGCTGGCCGTGCTCGACCCGGCCCAGCTGCGCGACGCGCTGAGCCGAGGCGACACCGGTGCCCTGACGATGGTCCCGGGAATAGGCAAGAAGAGCGCCGAACGGCTCGTGCTGGAACTGCGCGACAAGGTGGCCGCGCTCTCCGCCGTGAACGGGGCGGAGCCCGGGCAGCCGACGCCGGGGAGCGCCTCGGACGCCGGGGCTCCGGTCATGGACACCGCCGGTATCCGGTCCGAGGTCAGCGAGGCCCTGGTCGGACTCGGGTTCTCCGCGAAGCAGGCCGAGCAGAGCGTCAACGCGGTGCTCGCCGAGAACGGGGGGGAGACCGACACCTCCACCGTGCTGCGCAAGGCGCTGGCCACACTCGGCCCCAAGTAG
- the ruvC gene encoding crossover junction endodeoxyribonuclease RuvC yields MRVLGVDPGLTRCGVGVVEGGHRRGVSCLGVGVVRSPADDELPRRLVAIAEGVEEWIDEHTPEVVAIERVFSQQNVRSVMGTAQVSGIVALAAARRDIQVAFHTPSSVKAAISGSGKADKRQVTAMVSKVLGMSTPPKPADAADALALALCHLWRAPMAGRLAEAEQRAAELAHNHQQRLRRAARDSSGTRGNHR; encoded by the coding sequence GTGCGCGTACTGGGAGTCGATCCGGGGCTGACACGCTGCGGGGTCGGCGTCGTCGAGGGCGGGCATCGGCGCGGGGTGAGTTGCCTCGGGGTCGGCGTGGTGCGCAGTCCCGCCGACGACGAGCTGCCCCGGCGCCTGGTCGCCATCGCCGAGGGGGTGGAGGAGTGGATCGACGAGCACACGCCGGAAGTCGTGGCGATCGAACGGGTGTTCAGCCAGCAGAACGTGCGCTCGGTGATGGGGACCGCACAGGTCTCCGGCATCGTGGCACTGGCCGCCGCGCGGCGTGACATCCAGGTCGCCTTCCACACCCCGAGTTCGGTAAAGGCCGCCATCAGCGGTTCGGGCAAGGCCGACAAGCGCCAGGTCACCGCCATGGTCAGCAAGGTCCTCGGCATGTCCACCCCGCCGAAGCCCGCCGACGCGGCCGACGCCCTGGCGCTGGCGCTGTGTCACCTCTGGCGGGCCCCGATGGCGGGCAGGCTCGCCGAGGCGGAGCAGCGCGCCGCCGAACTCGCGCACAACCACCAACAGCGGCTGCGGCGAGCCGCACGGGACTCGTCAGGTACAAGGGGGAACCACCGATGA